The DNA segment GgtagatattcaattttccagtcgtttaagcatATTCTGTGGCGCTTAGGTTATTTCcgaagcgccacagattaagcttaaacgactggaaaattgaatatccatagaaaaaaaaaatgaaagctccacagcttcattggtttgatcaatagatggcgtattacaactcatcattatattgctatccttttcttgcaatgtgtttcgacaagtttcatcttatcatgacccaAGTAGCACAATCTTGTTAAGAAACCGTTAAAAGTATGCCTAAAAGTATTACTTTTAGCTTTCCATACAGCAGTAATTCCAGGGCTTAAAACACTGCGTAACGCTCTCCTGGCTTCGTCAATGtttcgttaaaatttaaaatttaaccggtatttttaacgaaaaggatcaaaattaacgaaaaaatCGACAAGGATGGCAATaggtttcttttcgttttagTCATCATGTATCTATTTCTTCGTTGAGctatcgttttcatttttttatgaattaaattaatgtaatttgtattttttatattaattatcCACTATATTGGTTGGATCCTACGGCGGGACATTTGTCGCTATCGTCCCGCAAATGATCCGGCGCGGTGAAGACATCCCGATGGAactgcttaacttcggtgcgTAAACGAGGGCTACAGCGCGGGGCGTCACGGTGCGGCCTCATTGTACGCGGCATTTCCATGCCATCTGCTGATAAGGCCTGTGTCGTACTGGACGGCCAGTGTTTCACGATCTAGTGCACCTTGCTGTTTTCATACAACCGACTGAGATCCGTCTCCTGTCcggatggttgttgttgttactgtcTCCGTAGGCGTCGTTCGATTTCAGTGCCCAAACGGATGCCTTTTGCGGGAAGAATTCTTCTCGTGCACCATATTTACCGAGGTGCACCATCATTCCACAGCCGCCGCCACCAAACGCTTGCGTGCTCTTGCGCCGCAGGTTCATCAGTATCGCACTAGAGAGCGAGGCTATCCCGGTGGCTGTAGGCGGCCGTCGTACAGCTGTTGACCACCGTCGAGATTATGGAAATGTGGGACAAGGGGCGCATGTTTTGTTGCGGCTAGTGCAGTGCTGACGGTAGTGCACGACCGCGAGGCAGGAACAATATTGGACGGCGTCATTCTCTGTATTTGATGGAGCGGGCGGAACTCTACCACCGAGTTTAAATGCTGcgagaaatataaaaaatatagttAATGCGATGATAATGGTGATAAAGATACACTAACCTGTTGTACAAGCTTGATAATACACAAATTACAAGCTGTAAAATTTGCGGCTGCTTGCTTTTCTTGTCGCCTTTCATCACACACGAAGCTTGACGAACTTTTTGACATTATGAATGGCGGCGCAGCACATACAGTATGTCTCAAAAAGTATCTTCATCAAGAGCAAATTcattaaatcaaataatttaatgattttaaatataatatatttttagttTGGAAAATGGTATGCGATGTGTTAATACGTCGAAAATCTCcatcaaaattaaacaaaatatttattctattttctttttaattgtcATATCAAATGAAGATAAACtgaaatcaaatattaaacatgtgattaaaataatgaaatgttttgcaattaaaatcagagtgcttaattaaataaatattaaaaataaaatggtttttaaaccCTGCTTAAACTACATAGAAACTACATAgtgttgacaaaatttgaataaCACTGTCAGTTATATTGGTCTGAGTCAAAAATAACAAGGTACGGAACATGTCGTTATGCTGTAACGCAAGCAAATGTCATATTCCCTtaagaaactctatttgatttttaacggCTTTAAGAAACTGTTAAtaatcaaatagagtttcttCAGGCTACTTGgggacctatatagccttataactttctgagcaaaaatctatataaatggtcgtgtggtcagatacgtgggtatcaacaccaacgaccattactcaaatctcatttgcttcagtgctggtggtttccgtaggagtttagtatttaaacaatcgtctCGCCGTtttagttctagcgatgcataacttcaatgcgaaaccatacaacagtacagaggaaatgagaaagctctcctccaagcgatgaagct comes from the Anopheles coluzzii chromosome 2, AcolN3, whole genome shotgun sequence genome and includes:
- the LOC125908358 gene encoding uncharacterized protein LOC125908358 — encoded protein: MSKSSSSFVCDERRQEKQAAANFTACNLCIIKLVQQHLNSVVEFRPLHQIQRMTPSNIVPASRSCTTVSTALAATKHAPLVPHFHNLDGGQQLYDGRLQPPG